acaacaattgtcatattcatgacttggtccAGGCATTTTCTTAAGGAGAACATGTTGGATTAAACATAAGTATAATATACTTAGACAATTCCGGATAAGGACTGAATCAAGACTCCCATGAGGGAGGCTTAGCATTGCCATATCAGTAGGAGTTACCAAATAGTGTGTCTAtatatgttggcgtttgtttttattgcacttcagtgtttctgttgttccgttgttttccttgGTTTTtctttgtaacccggatttgatTTCTCAAACAATggatgaattttgaacaacggtatactactgttgtctttatttatctttttaattttaaacataaacatgtaCAGTGCAATGATTAGAAAATGAACGACAAACTTGCAAACAAGGAACGCGGCACTTCGTAAAAATTCGGAAAGCCGATGATGTTGCTGTTGAAGTTGATAAACGGTAATACCAATAACAATAATTATGTATATCTTTCGTGAGTTTGTCGAAGGCTTCACCAGTGGGTTTATATAAGGTTGTAACACAGTATATGCTGCAAAGTGACTTGGGCTTTGCTTTCTTATAATTGGAAATAGAGTGTATGAAACAATATCTACATTTCAAACTTTGTTTAGCTTTTGTTCCATAGTTATGTGtagttttaaagatattgaaaagaatatttttcacaaaattaatttacctgtaaatattttttgcGTTTAAATTGGGATCAGTATGACTTTTCACATTTGGATTGTTTTAGGCAAACATCTTATCATTCAGTGTGttagtcaaaataattatgacgtcgtCACAGCATTTATATAAACAGCCATCGATACCGTCATAATCATAATAATTGTTTggaataatattttgaaaatagttgTATGAATTCGAAGATCATATATTCGTTACAGAAATTCGTCGCTGTTTGTTTATCCTGCTTGTCGGTAATGGAAGATTATCGTTGTAATTTTACGGTTTTCTTGCGTTTGTTTGTGCTATATTCCTGTCACATATCGTTGTCATTTTagcgatgttttttttaaatattgccaTATAAATGGGAGGTTTGTttgctagccataaaaccagaaaaaaatgtatgtttgagttttaaaagttaaaagttaGCAGTTTTTCAAGactttttaatcacaattaTTTTCAAAGCAGATAACACCTAACAGtgttgaaatatataaagtaaattcTAGACACTGTAGTTTAAGCAAAATGACGTTTCAAGAAATCGGTCTCAGTGTTCCAAATCGTGGTTCCCTTTTATCTGCTATATTCACCAACTCAACGTTCAAGAAATAGTCCGGAAAACTTGTGAATGTATTATCTTTTGTTACATGTTTACAAAGAGAATACAATACAACTGTTCCTTTTCATTTAGTAAAAATTCCATCAACAATTGTAatgtttaatattcatatatgGTATCCTATCAACGGTCATTTAACGGTTGAGTTCCAATACATAACAAGTACAAGTTTAAAGTCGTCTTGTTCTCAATTCGATCCTGTAATTTGGAATTTTACCTAGAAAATTAATGATAATTCACAAGGAAGTAGTTCTGTTGTCTGAATTTAGGCTTTCCAGAAATATAGTATCTTAACCAACAATGTCTGTtgaatgacaatttaaaacaataatgaaacaaacacCGTAGTCTAGTAAGTGTCTTGTCTtttctacatgtatttgatattttttcactgatgagtcttatgtagacgaaacgcgcgtctggcgtataaaattataatcctggtacttttgataactaattctatctaaaatttagaattaagGTCTATGCCAAAAGTCATTATTTTAGTCAAAAGAACAACACTAATCACTACATTTCAGTCATGCGCTCATGATGTAGTAAAAATATTCTGGCGGTTTGAGACGCAATGAATAGTTAGGAACTCTAAATTCATGGAACTTGTTAGGAACACCTGCAAAAGAAACTATTCATTACCCCGACTATaagcgtatggtccaaatactctaTTATCGAAACAATTACATTTTCCAGgatctttttatttcaattacataGATATATTCTGGCGCCTCTCCGTATTCTCAAACAGGAAATAACTCTTCATTTCTGCAAAAAGTAGTTAATAGTATAATACGAATGTCTGTCGATATCCATGAATAACGATGCTCAAATGCCTTTATTCATTGGTGTTCATTTAATAAATTGGGCTTAATACCGTGGTATTGCTACAAATATTTGTGATTTACGACGGAATACATTAAACAATTTCACAGATGTATTCTCTCATTTGACTACAAGCCAGGTTATTCCAGTCGTAGTCGACTATAGATCCCATGATCAGACAATCTTCTTTTCCAATAGCAGCTGGTTCTCCAGCACCCCAATGAAATTCAGTGATTGGAGTACCATCAACAAACagccaattattttttgtgatttcatcCGATCCATCAATCCAGAATCCATTAAAAGCTAAAAtgagaagtaaaaaaaaagtcaattgtTTGAGACTGTATGTTGACGTCACATGTGAATAGTTTTTTGTGGTGTTGGGTTGCTGATTCATTGACAAAACTcacattttaatttatgtatatgaaAAACGGAACTTTTTGAAACTAAGGAAATATAGAGGGCAATTAGGGGAAGAAATGAGAAgaataaagaaatcaaatacaTGATGTTTTACCCATGCTTAGCTGCTGAATACCCTCCACCAATagtttatgttttcttgtcgtaTCAACTCTGACCAGCCGTTGACCTTTTGATAAACAGTCTGCCATAGCTTCACTTTGTGACATCAATGTTGTGGTGTACAGTTGGAAGCAAAAGTTGTCATCTGGGTACCACTCATAACCACTTCCAGCACATTGTACATCTAGCTCTAAAAGAGATttacaagtttaaattttgcataGTAGTTACATGAAGCTTTATAATTGATTGGCAAGTTCAAACTTTGCATATTTATAAAACGCTTAATAAATATCAACCTCAATTCCTTCTTCTCATATACAAGTACTTTTCAGGACAGTATAACACTTTGTTTATCTTTCGCAATGTTGTAACTAGCTTTCAATTGTGGCATAGttacaaaaagagaaaataataattttgatcattttgaTCTTTGAATTTGGCTCAATAAATCTTTACATTTTGTGTTATGGTGACTTAATTctaattctttttttgaaaGCATAGTGCAATAGTGGTCTTTTTCTCTTGTTGCAGGCCAATTACCAGTACCTCCTTTAAAACGCTCAAACGTCTCGTAATTTAGttcaagtattaaaaaaaatacagcttAAATGTTCATAGTGGGTGGAGCATAAATGTCCTTTCGCATTACTGCTAAAAGTTGCTAAAAAAATGTGAGCCTAAATTGACCGGATATTTGAACTTTACtcatgattgttttttttttaaatatcctgTTCCAATTTAGGAATATGGTAGTTGTTATTTAATAGTCTGTTTCTCTGTATGTTTCTATGCATGTTGGCGTAGGTTTTGTAGCagttttgtgtttctgttgttctgttgtttcctcttatagttgatgtgttttcctcagttttggTTTCTGACCCGAATTTGTCTACGCTTAATCGAGTAACGACCATTGACCAGCGGTAGATGACTGTTGTCCTGATTTACCTATAATCGTAACCAAAAAAAGGGAAACTACTAAAGTCATCGTAATAAATTCACATATTCTTTGAAAGTTCTTCCGAACAAACGAAAATAATGTTCGGATAAACGATAGGAAGTATGAAATAGAACATTTAAGTTTTGCCTAAAAGAAATTGTTCAAGTAGCTTTTTTCAATTCCTCTAATTCCATTTCATTACATGATAGTCTAATGAACTGTACCAATATGGTTGGTCTTAGCTTGTTTCAATTTGTGACGGCCGAATTTGATTGTTTAAAACTAATTCTGGTCATCAGTCGACCCAGTTTGCATATTCAATACCATACCTATGTgattattgttaatttgttcccATCCTAAATATTCCTTTGAACATTTTGCAAACAACAAGCAGTCAATACATGTtgataacatgtttaatgacAGGCCATCAACCATCCTAGTGATAACACATGACAAGAAAATTGAATGCCTTACTTTCTTCCTACACGTGTAAAACACCAAATATATACCTTCACTATATTGTCCGACAACATATCCCACTGTTTGTACTGTCTGGTCTGTGAAAATTCCATCTAACGAAGAAGAACGAATGTGACATTTATGCGAAAAGCCGTTCCAGATAAACGAGTAACAAGGATCAAGTATCAAACATAGGTGACAACATTCTATTTCATTCTTAGTCTTGAAAACTCTATCTGTAATGGCTGGGACACTACTTGAGCTGTATGACCTTCCACACTTTTGTTGCATGTAAACATTACCTGAAACTGACAATTTCAAGTTTCAATAAGACAGAAAAAGCTAGCATATCAACAAGTCTTCCAAAATATAAGACTGTTACACAAATTTCAAAGGCAAATAAAGGGGAAAACAAGATATCATGAAAATagcatttatgatttttaatgttagtttgttgtgtataatttggagtatAAGATGAAGGACGCCTTcaggtgcgggagtttctcgctgcttTGAAGACCATTTGGTgtccttctgctgttgtctgttctatgatcgggttgttgtctcttggacacattccccatttccattttcaatttgatttcatttaaagaaaacagaGGTGTTTCTGTGCAGACCAAAATAACTTATCAATGCTGCTTGATGAATGACTAATCAATAACCTAGTTTAATACTTTGTAATACgcttttaaagacaaaataaagaAGAAGTTCTTAAAGAGTGGGTGAGAAATTTTCCTTACTTTTGACAATGGCAATATTacttaaattgaaattttctatttatatgaaAGCTGTTATCAATTCTTTTCTTAAATGAACTGTGATTTATAGTTCACTAATCAtacatttgatttgattatatGAAAAAACCAACAGAGGGATGATTAATCATGGATATAACAGCACGATCTCATATTATATCATGATCACATGAATGTTGATATCAAATTTCAGAAAGCTCTGATTTAAAGTTTTTGAGAAAATGTGGCAAACAGACAGACGTTAACCAATTCATCCCCTCATATCAGAGCAGCAGTATAATTAGGAAAATCATGTCTTAATATGCAGAGACAAACTAGATTGATTATATTTCCAAAGCACAAAGTAATTTAGTTTTTTCGTTCAATTACGCCTACTTGGGAACCGTACTGAAAGAAAACAGGTTTCATTTTATTTCCCCTTACCTTTTTGGAATATcgaatattttttgtaatgggTCTTTTTAAAACCTAGATGTAACATATATCCAATAATATGTTCCCTTTGACACGTACTATTGTTTGCAGAAAAAGAGAGGGCTAATggatgtaacagtacaacataatcTTGATAGAGCGACActacacatacatgtagataaaacatatacacttttagaaaaaaaacaaaaaaaaacatacgtCCATAAATACATATCATTCATTTGATAGAGTTCAACGTACTCTAAAGtactaaaaatatttaaaacacagATAATTTGAGTGTAGAAAACTTCTTAAAAAAAGTTCTTACTTAagggcaatagtagtataccgctgttcaatagttaTAGATACCTTGTTGTTCATGCTGCTCCGGTTCCTGTGATCTGGTATCTACAATAATAGTTAGTATctttgatttaaataatatcaggtaagtttttatttgagATTGTATTCACCTCAATTGACATTGTACTGagtcttttaacttttaaagtcGGAAgtgtaaatattattaaaactcATCGCATGTACTAGTATGGTTATTATAGATAAATCTTTGAGGTATTTTCTGTATTTCTTTCGTAAGTTATTTGTGTTGGCTTGACTACTAAAATCAGTGCCATGATAGAGAACAGAAGTAAAAAATTGATGATATAAGTGAGTGATAAATAGTTAATTTTCTGAATAcgataaataatttcaaaagctttttgaacatttgaatatttaactgcatttagtatttttattaatacatataTCAGCAATATGCAAATTTAATTATAGATAACACATAATATCTGTACTTGATCTTCACATTTGATATTATTTCCTGTTaaatctataatgaaattttatcctttgcccccccccccccccccctaaagcTTGCCTAGAATCACTTTCAATTAGTTGCACGAAAAATCACCAAATCTTTGCTCTACTGTTTCATTTTAATGcttaaatctttttgaaatatgagTATTAGAGTGTATTGTCATCAACAAAATTGCATAGTGTAGTGTTTGAAGTGCAAACAAAAAGAGATTTCCTTTAGGAAGAAATTGAAAGTCAGATCTCCGTTTCAATTACATTAAAGATATGCTCTGAAGCTTTCCTATGCTTACCGTACTTTGGGAAAAGTAATGATACCATAAAAATAACCAAAGTCCAGTTCTTCATTTTTCTAACTTGTTGTGAGCAACGTAGCGAAATTTCCACGAATTTACGACTGCTACATTTACTTATGTACTTTATGTAGGGTGCAGCCGGTCTGCAATTTTTTTCCCtttcatttcaattatttgCTTAGCATTATTTAATGCTACATTATTGACATGACAAATTACTGATGTACATTATATGAAATCCGATTACAAAGGGGACATTTCATAATTCAGTTATTAATGTGAAGACCAGGCCctctaaaacaaaatatcaataaaatactaTTCTTGCAAGCATTAGCAATGTCAACATTCATATGCAAGTTGTTTTcgaataaacaacaaaacagttcaaCATAGTACAACTcactttatactttttttaagtatatattttcaaaGGATGGTGGTCTAATTTCAAGTTTGATTATTACCAGTTGTGTATCCTAATACGTATTATTGACGAGCTTGCAATTTATTGGATGTCGTTTGTTTGCTTAATATTATATTGTTCATACCTGATTACTTGTTTACCTGTTTCGACTAAAATGGAAATAtgttaaatttcaagttttggtGTATATTCACCACTTCAAGCAACAACTttacacatcttctttttccaCTTAATTGCTTTAGTGTTTTGTTATCTTTCATGTTGTTCATGTTTGCTTATTGGTCTCTTATGAACATTGTGCAGGGATCGCGTTATGGGAAAATTGTTTTTGTACTCACGTTTCCTTTCCTTTTTTCTGCGAAAAATTGAAGACTATTTCGTTGACTTATCACAAGATAATCACATGCCATAATTTCTACAATGTCCGTATTGTTCGGGGTAATTTGATTAATCGTTTGTTATTGTTGTTTGATGTATTATTTTCTTCATCAGTTTGAAAAGCTTCGTCTCCGTCTGTCTTTAAACTGCTCCAAATAAATTTTGAGTTTCTGTATGAAATAAAgaatgtggtatgcttgccaatgagacatacAGAACTTGACATGACTTGTTCTATAccaaaatactaaataaaagagggacgaaagatacgagagggacagtcaaactcataaatcgaaaattaaCTGAAAATGAATAACAGTATAGACAAGATATGGAGGATAATGATCACTCATTTTGATAACTGTACCTATATAGgtcattttatttcacttttcaaaaaacttaataaatgtTAGTACCGATTCAACAATATTTTTACTAAGGTTCTGAATTGATAACCTTACAGAATACCAGGAAGTATACTTATAGGACAAATCATTGTAAATGCATTGTAAGCGCATGACATCTGAATTTAAGGGGATCACTGAAAACAAAATTACCATTTACTTTCATATCAAGCTAAAACGTGATTACAGACACAGTTATAATTAACAAATTGTAAAATACACACATCGTAAGAATAGACCCAAATGACAATCCAAAATTGGAATGAACTGtttctctttcaaattaaaaagaggTTGTTCTGAGCAGACATGTTTTTGTTAAGTTTCACAGAGTTGCTCTCTGTATTTTTAGACTTACTAATAGTTACGGAAAATCTTCGATCGAGTTGCTCATGGTTGCTTCCGATATTTTTGAGAACATTCCAAGTTGCTCTTTATTACATGCGTGCTAATCAACACGTTTCATATATTCAGTGAAACCTTTTTAagctttttgagaaaaaagaGCGAGGATGAGCTTGTTAAGCTTTAATGACCGCTAAACCTATATTTTGAGATAAGATTTTTCAACATGCTGTTTTAAGTTGGAAGTCAATTAAAAGATTTTCTACGCATGCGTTTTTATTAAGCTTTACAAGAGCCATTGATTGTAACCGGATTAAGCTTATGTGTTTCCGCAGATTACGTGttttaagtgccagtctgccttagtatcaggcagtggtgaaaacatgaccaaaaaaccCCACCCAActtgacattgatttcagttcataatagGTAGtaatgcacaaaaataacattcatttctgttttctgttctggtaatagaagatacaatttggttgaaatgcactaggaattaacgaataaggggagataactctgtgatttgctatcattctaaccaattttctaaccgagttatttgatattaccagacacacacaaacgaaagactaataatttttaactcaggataatggttagtattaaatagaatgattagctcggtgggtttttcctgatcatgttttgatttttacctaaaattgcctgattcttacaaagactggcacttaagaAGTGATCATTGGAAAGAAAATGGCGTCATAGACAATGCGACAGAAATTGCTCCTTATTAGAAACAACATCATCATTCAGGGGACCGGACCTAACACCAAATATCAACGGTTCTCATGGTaacattgttttgattttgttttcgtGTTTGTGGTCAAACTTTGAGAACAACTGTGATCTGACCAGTCATTAAATATGACATCGTGTCTGGAAGAAAGACTCACATTGGCACAAGTGAAAGGAAGTTGATAACACAGAATGCATAAATAAACTACAACTGGACAACGACAGAGCACTCACATCCATAAAGTGAAACACTCATTTGATCAAATTGTAATGCAGATGTCGCATAGGATCTCATCCAATAGCCTATGTTCTGTTGCTGGTCTGTTCAAAAGTACAAATGGGATGCAGTTGAATACGGTAGCGACCTGAAATCATAGAGGGCCTAGTATTTACATCGCTGCATAGTATTGGATAAAAATCTTTGTTTGATCGACTATTTAGTTGTCTATAGTCAATtcaatttctaatttttatgaaattcggttaatctttgacattttccttatttttggtactcaatgctcttcaacgtcgtacttaatttggcctttttgacatattttcatTCGACTGTGAcaatcactgatgagtctttcgtagacgcacgtctggcgtaaatatatatatatatatatattttatcctggtatctatgatgagattTTTTATATGGACCCTCATCATGTCTTTTCTGTAGGCTATGAGGAAAATGAACATATCATTCAATGTCAGTGCGTCTGAATTGCTTTACTGAATTTATCATCATCAAGGAGGCTCCACACCCAACAAATGAAAGTTAAGgatgaataaatatttgaatgcatAAGTAGCTATATGATCAAAATGGACACTAAGAAGAAAGTGTTCAATCcgtttttgttcaattttgacttttttttttatataaaaactaaatatatcgACGGAGATATTTAAGAACAGGACAAGTAAAACAAACTTGTAGACAATTTGTTTGAATGTTAATGTTCCTAATTGTTGTGTTAATGTTCCTTGTGTTTACGATTACACACATATCCTCTTATCTAAATGTATAATCCTCGTCAATTTGGTAGGCCAAAGACGTGTTTCTTCTACAATAGATTGGTGGCGCTCAAATCTAAATACAAGATTTAAGAGTATCAAACGTTGAAAATTTTGctgtaccaaatacggctataGCAATATATTTCTAGTGGTAGAACATCTTTAGTGTGTCGAATATTGCATTtcatgaatataaattatagaaaataaacccTTTCATTATAGTTCTTGCCTTGATATGTATTTTCCATAATGAAAGCTAAACTCAAAACACTTCTTGTAACAACagggagaaaaaaaatcatgttttcaaaataaaagcaGCAATTGCATTTGCAGTATTTACATCGAAGTTTATGTAATACCcaaggaaaatgttttttctctTGGGATGCACATTATACAAAGAACAAAGAAACTGAACAACTGGTTCGAAATATTAATGTTTAAGGGGTATTTGAAAGTAATAAATGCGCAACAATGATTCAGAATATCTTTGCCATAGATGACTATCACAAAATTGATAATCTCAATAAACATCAAGACAGATATTACTTCTAAAACTGGTGCAAACTACTCATCTGATGCACCTGAGTTCCCCCATGGACTTTGgtttgtatgttttgttcagTATTTGTTTTCGTAGTAGTGTTTTATGGACTATTCTTTTGCctgttgtattttattcatttagtgATATTGTAGTCTGTGCTTTTTCGGCAA
The genomic region above belongs to Mytilus trossulus isolate FHL-02 chromosome 7, PNRI_Mtr1.1.1.hap1, whole genome shotgun sequence and contains:
- the LOC134726528 gene encoding type-2 ice-structuring protein-like, whose translation is MQQKCGRSYSSSSVPAITDRVFKTKNEIECCHLCLILDPCYSFIWNGFSHKCHIRSSSLDGIFTDQTVQTVGYVVGQYSEELDVQCAGSGYEWYPDDNFCFQLYTTTLMSQSEAMADCLSKGQRLVRVDTTRKHKLLVEGIQQLSMAFNGFWIDGSDEITKNNWLFVDGTPITEFHWGAGEPAAIGKEDCLIMGSIVDYDWNNLACSQMREYICEIV